The proteins below come from a single Pseudomonas chlororaphis genomic window:
- a CDS encoding N-methylproline demethylase, translated as MAFEAMFQPIQIGKLTIRNRVLSTAHAEVYATDGGMTTDRYVKYYEEKAKGGIGLAICGGSSVVAIDSPQEWWSSVNLSTDRIIPHFQNLADAMHKHGAKIMIQITHMGRRSRWDGFNWPTLMSPSGVREPVHRATCKTIEPEEIWRVIGNYAQAARRAKAGGLDGVELSAVHQHMIDQFWSPRVNKRTDEWGGSFEGRMKFGLEVLKAVRAEVGDDFCVGMRLCGDEFHPDGLSHEDMKQIAKYYDDTGMLDFIGVVGSGCDTHNTLANVIPNMSYPPEPFLHLAAGIKEVVKVPVLHAQNIKDPNQATRILEGGYVDMVGMTRAHIADPHLIAKIKMGQVDQIKQCVGANYCIDRQYQGLDVLCIQNAATSREYMGVPHIIEKSTGPKRKVVVVGAGPAGMEAARVAAERGHDVTLFEKKEFIGGQITTASKAPQRDQIAGITRWFQLELARLKVDLRLGVAADAATIMDLRPDVVVLAVGGHPNVEQNEHWGAAEGLVVSSWDVLDGKVAPGKNVLVYDTICEFTGMSVADFLADKGSQVEIVTDDIKPGVAIGGTSFPTYYRSMYPKEVIMTGDMMLEKVYREGDKLVAVLENEYTGAKEERVVDQVVVENGVRPDEEIYYALKEGSRNKGQIDVEALFAIKPQPCLEQSGDGYLLFRIGDCVAQRNTHAAIYDALRLCKDF; from the coding sequence ATGGCTTTTGAAGCAATGTTCCAGCCGATCCAGATCGGCAAGCTGACCATCCGCAACCGCGTGCTCAGCACCGCTCACGCCGAGGTCTACGCCACCGACGGCGGGATGACCACCGACCGGTACGTGAAGTATTACGAAGAGAAGGCCAAGGGCGGCATCGGCCTGGCGATCTGCGGCGGCTCCTCGGTGGTGGCCATCGACAGCCCGCAGGAATGGTGGAGCTCGGTGAACCTGTCCACCGACCGCATCATCCCGCACTTCCAGAACCTGGCCGACGCCATGCACAAGCATGGCGCCAAGATCATGATCCAGATTACCCACATGGGCCGTCGCTCGCGTTGGGACGGCTTCAACTGGCCGACCCTGATGTCGCCGTCCGGCGTGCGTGAGCCGGTGCACCGTGCCACCTGCAAGACCATCGAGCCGGAAGAAATCTGGCGGGTGATCGGCAACTACGCCCAAGCGGCGCGCCGGGCCAAGGCCGGTGGCCTGGACGGTGTCGAGCTGTCGGCCGTGCACCAGCACATGATCGACCAATTCTGGAGCCCGCGGGTCAACAAGCGTACCGACGAGTGGGGCGGCAGCTTCGAAGGCCGGATGAAATTCGGCCTGGAAGTACTCAAGGCCGTGCGCGCCGAAGTGGGCGACGACTTCTGCGTGGGCATGCGCCTGTGCGGTGACGAGTTCCACCCGGACGGCCTGTCCCACGAGGACATGAAGCAGATCGCCAAGTACTACGACGACACCGGCATGCTGGACTTCATCGGCGTCGTGGGCTCGGGTTGCGACACCCACAACACTCTGGCCAACGTTATCCCGAACATGAGTTATCCACCGGAGCCGTTCCTGCACCTGGCCGCCGGTATCAAGGAAGTGGTCAAGGTCCCGGTGCTGCACGCGCAGAACATCAAGGACCCGAACCAGGCCACGCGGATCCTGGAGGGCGGCTACGTCGACATGGTCGGCATGACCCGTGCCCACATCGCCGACCCGCACCTGATCGCCAAGATCAAGATGGGCCAGGTCGACCAGATCAAGCAGTGCGTCGGCGCCAACTATTGCATCGACCGCCAGTACCAGGGCCTGGACGTGCTGTGCATCCAGAACGCCGCGACGTCCCGTGAATACATGGGCGTGCCGCACATCATCGAGAAGTCCACCGGGCCGAAACGCAAGGTGGTGGTGGTCGGTGCAGGCCCCGCGGGCATGGAAGCGGCGCGCGTGGCGGCCGAGCGTGGCCATGACGTGACCCTGTTCGAGAAGAAGGAATTCATCGGCGGGCAGATCACCACCGCCTCGAAAGCCCCGCAGCGGGACCAGATCGCCGGTATCACCCGCTGGTTCCAACTGGAGCTGGCGCGGCTGAAAGTCGATCTGCGCCTGGGCGTGGCGGCTGACGCGGCGACCATCATGGACCTGCGTCCGGACGTGGTGGTGCTGGCCGTCGGCGGGCATCCGAACGTGGAGCAGAACGAGCACTGGGGCGCCGCCGAAGGGCTGGTGGTCAGCAGTTGGGACGTGCTCGACGGCAAGGTCGCGCCGGGCAAGAACGTGTTGGTCTACGACACCATCTGCGAGTTCACCGGCATGTCGGTGGCCGACTTCCTCGCCGACAAGGGCAGCCAGGTCGAGATCGTCACCGATGACATCAAGCCGGGCGTGGCCATTGGCGGGACGTCGTTCCCCACCTACTACCGCAGCATGTACCCCAAGGAAGTGATCATGACCGGGGACATGATGCTCGAGAAGGTCTACCGCGAAGGCGACAAGCTGGTGGCGGTGCTGGAGAACGAATACACCGGTGCCAAGGAAGAGCGCGTGGTGGACCAGGTGGTGGTAGAGAACGGCGTGCGGCCGGACGAAGAAATCTACTACGCGCTGAAGGAAGGTTCGCGCAACAAGGGCCAGATCGACGTCGAAGCCCTGTTCGCGATCAAGCCCCAGCCGTGCCTGGAACAGAGCGGCGATGGCTACCTGCTGTTCCGTATCGGCGACTGCGTGGCCCAGCGTAATACACACGCCGCCATCTATGACGCCCTGCGGTTGTGCAAGGATTTCTAA
- a CDS encoding hydrocarbon binding protein has product MAKIAPQLPIEVDSETGVWTSDALPMLYVPRHFFVNNHMGIEEVLGADAYAEILYKAGYKSAWHWCEKEAECHGLEGVAVFEHYMKRLSQRGWGLFKIQDIDLDKGTASVKLEHSAFVYVYGKVGRKVDYMFTGWFAGAMDQILAARGSSIRTVAEQVYGGSEEGHDDGLFIVKPL; this is encoded by the coding sequence ATGGCCAAAATCGCCCCACAACTGCCTATCGAAGTCGACAGCGAAACCGGTGTCTGGACCTCCGACGCCCTGCCGATGCTCTACGTGCCGCGTCACTTCTTCGTCAACAACCACATGGGGATCGAGGAAGTGCTGGGCGCCGACGCCTACGCCGAGATTCTCTACAAGGCCGGCTACAAGTCCGCCTGGCACTGGTGTGAGAAAGAAGCCGAATGCCACGGCCTGGAAGGCGTCGCGGTGTTCGAGCACTACATGAAGCGCCTGTCGCAGCGCGGCTGGGGCCTGTTCAAGATCCAGGACATCGACCTCGACAAAGGCACGGCCAGCGTCAAGCTCGAACACTCAGCGTTCGTCTATGTGTACGGCAAGGTCGGGCGCAAGGTCGACTACATGTTCACTGGCTGGTTCGCCGGAGCCATGGACCAGATCCTCGCCGCGCGTGGCAGTTCGATCCGCACCGTGGCCGAGCAGGTCTACGGCGGTTCCGAAGAAGGCCACGACGACGGCCTGTTCATCGTCAAGCCGTTGTAA
- a CDS encoding peptidase M19, which yields MSPAELHADSIVIDGLIIAKWNRDLFEDMRKGGLTAANCTVSVWEGFQATVNNIVASQKLIRENSDLVIPVKTTADIRRAKEQGKTGIIFGFQNAHAFEDQLGYVEIFKQLGVGVVQMCYNTQNLVGTGCYERDGGLSGFGREIVAEMNRVGVMCDLSHVGSKTSEEVILESKKPVCYSHCLPSGLKEHPRNKSDEELKFIADHGGFVGVTMFAPFLAKGIDSTIDDYAEAIEYTMNIVGEDAIGIGTDFTQGHDQAFFEMLTHDKGYARRLTSFGKIINPLGIRTVGEFPNLTETLLKRGHSERVVRKIMGENWVNVLKDVWGE from the coding sequence ATGAGCCCAGCCGAATTGCACGCCGACAGCATCGTTATCGACGGGCTGATCATTGCCAAGTGGAACCGCGACCTGTTCGAAGACATGCGCAAGGGCGGCCTGACCGCAGCCAACTGCACCGTGTCGGTGTGGGAAGGTTTCCAGGCCACCGTCAACAACATCGTCGCCAGCCAGAAACTGATCCGCGAGAACAGCGACCTGGTGATCCCGGTGAAGACCACCGCCGACATCCGTCGCGCCAAGGAACAGGGCAAGACCGGCATCATCTTCGGTTTCCAGAACGCCCACGCCTTCGAAGACCAGCTCGGCTATGTCGAGATCTTCAAGCAGCTCGGCGTCGGTGTGGTGCAGATGTGCTACAACACCCAGAACCTGGTGGGCACCGGCTGCTACGAGCGTGACGGCGGCCTGTCGGGCTTCGGTCGCGAGATCGTGGCCGAGATGAACCGGGTGGGCGTCATGTGCGACCTGTCCCACGTCGGTTCCAAGACGTCCGAGGAAGTCATCCTCGAATCGAAGAAGCCGGTCTGCTACTCCCACTGCCTGCCGTCCGGCCTCAAAGAGCACCCGCGCAACAAGTCCGATGAAGAGCTGAAGTTCATCGCCGACCACGGTGGCTTCGTGGGCGTGACCATGTTCGCGCCGTTCCTGGCCAAGGGCATCGACTCGACCATCGACGACTATGCCGAAGCCATCGAGTACACCATGAACATCGTCGGTGAAGACGCCATCGGCATCGGCACCGACTTCACCCAGGGCCATGACCAGGCGTTCTTCGAGATGCTGACCCACGACAAGGGCTACGCCCGTCGTCTGACCAGCTTCGGCAAGATCATCAACCCCCTGGGCATCCGCACCGTGGGCGAGTTCCCGAACCTCACCGAGACGTTGCTCAAGCGCGGTCACTCCGAGCGGGTGGTGCGCAAGATCATGGGCGAGAACTGGGTGAACGTCCTGAAAGACGTCTGGGGCGAGTGA